The Apibacter raozihei genome contains a region encoding:
- a CDS encoding NAD(P)/FAD-dependent oxidoreductase — protein sequence MKKETVDVLIIGAGPSGAVSAGILAKNGINFKIVDKERFPRFVIGESLLPRSMEHFEEAGLLDDLMKYGFEKKIGARFLRGEDVCWFKFNDKFTDGWDWTWQIPRAEFDKAITDSLESKGIKIDFETKVESITFNGSESLSVISDAQGNKTEVHAKFIIDASGYGRVLPEIENLEAPSVLAPKTSMFVHVKDSNKPEGIEGPTITFDVLELEHWFWMIPFSNGITSLGLVAPSDYFPKNDSYDKESFFRDIIRRSSYYKDRFEDVEFVFEPKQIIGYSKSVKKLYGNGYVLTGNSSEFLDPVFSSGVCFATESGSLAAKLISKQLKGDVVDWEKEYSEYIAWGVDVFRSYIQDWYSGDLQEFFFHKEENPEVRRKVCSVLAGYVWDKNNPFVSKHNRAVKAIANMIREGKNS from the coding sequence ATGAAAAAAGAAACTGTAGATGTTCTTATTATCGGTGCCGGTCCTTCCGGTGCTGTTTCTGCCGGAATTCTGGCTAAGAACGGAATCAACTTCAAAATTGTTGATAAAGAAAGATTTCCGAGATTTGTTATAGGTGAAAGTTTACTTCCGCGGAGTATGGAACACTTTGAGGAAGCTGGTTTGTTGGATGACCTTATGAAATATGGATTTGAAAAGAAAATCGGTGCTCGCTTCCTTCGTGGGGAAGATGTATGCTGGTTTAAATTCAATGATAAATTTACAGATGGCTGGGATTGGACATGGCAAATACCTAGGGCCGAATTTGATAAAGCTATTACTGATTCTTTGGAATCTAAGGGGATCAAAATAGACTTTGAAACCAAAGTAGAAAGTATTACGTTTAATGGTTCTGAATCTCTATCTGTTATTAGCGATGCTCAGGGAAATAAAACAGAAGTTCATGCAAAATTCATAATTGATGCCAGTGGATATGGCAGAGTTTTACCTGAAATTGAAAATCTGGAAGCCCCTTCTGTTCTCGCTCCTAAAACTTCTATGTTTGTTCATGTTAAAGACAGTAACAAACCCGAGGGTATAGAAGGCCCCACCATTACTTTTGATGTGTTGGAACTTGAGCACTGGTTTTGGATGATTCCTTTTTCAAATGGAATAACTTCTTTAGGACTAGTTGCTCCGTCGGATTATTTCCCAAAGAATGATAGCTATGATAAAGAGTCGTTTTTCAGAGATATAATCAGAAGAAGTTCATATTATAAAGACAGATTTGAAGATGTTGAATTTGTCTTCGAACCAAAACAAATCATCGGCTATTCAAAATCTGTAAAAAAACTTTATGGCAATGGCTATGTTCTTACTGGTAACAGTTCGGAATTTCTTGATCCGGTTTTTTCTTCAGGTGTATGCTTTGCGACAGAATCCGGAAGCCTTGCCGCAAAACTTATATCCAAGCAGTTAAAAGGTGATGTTGTTGACTGGGAAAAAGAATATTCTGAATATATTGCCTGGGGTGTCGATGTTTTTCGTTCTTACATTCAGGACTGGTATTCCGGAGACTTGCAGGAATTTTTCTTTCATAAAGAAGAAAACCCTGAAGTCAGAAGAAAAGTTTGTTCCGTTTTAGCCGGATATGTATGGGACAAAAATAATCCGTTCGTTTCCAAACATAATCGTGCTGTAAAGGCTATTGCCAATATGATACGGGAAGGTAAAAACAGTTAA
- a CDS encoding C45 family autoproteolytic acyltransferase/hydolase, whose product MWELYTEGNPLERGLANGILTQELTYNQEKIFTDKIKEFIPSPFYQKILKKFVLFFNRELYKNVPEEYLIELYGMSKYASEDFNFIAKPYWRMLYFHAAHDIGHSLQDLALVGCTSFAAWGDKTADGKLLIGRNFDFYVNDSFNKNKVIAFVSPDRGYKYALVTWPGMIGAVSGMNMKGLTVTINAGKSGIPFKAKTPISFVTKEILQYAKNIEEAIQIAKNREVFVAESILVGSSEDNRAVTIEVSPNKFGVYETDNTNFLICANHFQSNEYKEDKRNRKQIAESHSMYRFNKMKELLTSAPLLTPSAGAEILRNKQGLNELPLGMGNEKAINQLLSHHGILFQPDKKILWVSANPYQLGEFVAYDLNKVFNTFTLQKEISNFSETDLNIPEDPFLYSLPYSQYEEYRKQSRHLITKFKENRTVSNEYLNSYLSLNPEYWESYFNVAEYYFRHKNFSKALFYYNLALTKEISTIPAQTKIKDRILKCEKKLH is encoded by the coding sequence ATCTGGGAATTATACACGGAAGGAAATCCTTTAGAAAGAGGGCTGGCAAATGGGATACTGACTCAAGAGCTAACATATAATCAGGAAAAAATCTTTACAGATAAAATCAAAGAATTTATTCCTTCTCCCTTTTATCAAAAAATACTTAAAAAATTTGTCCTTTTTTTCAACAGGGAACTGTATAAAAATGTACCCGAAGAGTATTTAATTGAACTTTATGGGATGTCTAAATATGCTTCTGAAGATTTTAATTTTATTGCTAAACCTTATTGGAGAATGTTATATTTTCATGCAGCTCATGATATTGGACATTCTTTACAGGATTTGGCTTTAGTGGGTTGTACCTCATTCGCTGCATGGGGTGATAAAACTGCTGATGGTAAATTACTTATCGGACGTAATTTTGATTTTTATGTTAATGATAGCTTTAATAAAAACAAAGTTATTGCTTTTGTGAGTCCTGATCGGGGGTATAAATACGCTTTGGTGACCTGGCCGGGTATGATAGGGGCAGTATCCGGCATGAACATGAAAGGACTAACGGTTACTATTAATGCTGGAAAATCCGGAATTCCTTTTAAAGCAAAAACTCCTATTTCTTTTGTAACTAAAGAAATATTACAATACGCTAAAAATATTGAGGAAGCTATTCAAATTGCTAAAAACAGAGAGGTTTTTGTTGCCGAATCAATTCTGGTTGGAAGTAGTGAGGATAATAGAGCGGTGACTATTGAAGTTTCTCCTAATAAATTTGGAGTTTACGAAACAGACAATACTAATTTTTTAATCTGTGCCAACCATTTTCAAAGCAATGAATACAAAGAAGATAAACGCAATCGTAAACAAATTGCTGAAAGTCACTCTATGTATCGGTTTAATAAAATGAAAGAGTTGCTAACTTCTGCACCTTTATTGACTCCTTCTGCAGGAGCAGAGATTCTAAGGAATAAACAAGGTTTAAACGAATTGCCTTTAGGAATGGGTAATGAAAAGGCTATTAATCAGCTATTGTCTCATCATGGAATATTATTTCAGCCAGATAAAAAGATTTTATGGGTGTCTGCAAATCCTTATCAATTAGGAGAATTTGTAGCGTATGATTTAAATAAGGTTTTTAATACTTTTACTTTACAAAAAGAAATATCTAATTTTTCTGAAACAGATTTAAATATACCTGAGGATCCTTTTCTGTATTCTTTACCCTATTCTCAATATGAAGAATACAGGAAACAGAGCCGCCATTTAATCACAAAATTTAAAGAAAACCGTACAGTCAGCAACGAATATTTAAACTCCTATCTTAGTTTAAACCCTGAGTATTGGGAAAGTTATTTTAATGTGGCTGAATATTATTTCAGACATAAAAATTTTTCTAAGGCATTATTTTATTATAATTTAGCTTTAACAAAAGAAATTTCGACGATACCTGCTCAAACAAAAATTAAGGATCGTATCCTAAAATGTGAAAAGAAATTGCACTAA
- a CDS encoding phenylacetate--CoA ligase family protein codes for MKSTPIDRTSLEEIKEFQEKRLKEQLEYVNKFSPYYSKLFKNHSIDISEIKRIEDLVYIPVTTKKELQANNHDFFCVPPDKIIDYVTTSGTSGDPVLCISTEKDLHRIALNESLSYEEAGLSNQDIIQLTTTLDRRFMAGIAYFLGAQQSGIGVIRVGSGVPELQWDTIQKIKPTVLVCVPSFLLKMIEFAEENSIDFINSSVKKAICIGEPIRNPDLTLNVLAKKITSQWNIRLYSTYASTEMATAFTECEYGKGGHHHPELVITEFLDENNQPVPEGEPGELTITHLQTEGMPLVRFKTGDIIQPFYEKCECGRVSLRVGPVIGRKNQMIKYKGTTLYPPSMFNLLNDFEDICNYVVEISSNDINEDEILIKIGVKNASENLLSKVKDHFRAKLRVSPRIEFMSTEEIELLKNPPNSRKTRLLIDKRNSVI; via the coding sequence ATGAAATCAACACCCATAGATCGAACCAGTTTAGAAGAAATTAAAGAATTTCAGGAAAAAAGGTTGAAAGAACAACTGGAGTATGTTAACAAGTTTTCACCCTATTATTCTAAACTCTTTAAAAACCATTCGATTGACATTTCTGAAATTAAAAGGATTGAAGATTTAGTATATATTCCGGTTACAACAAAAAAAGAATTACAGGCAAATAACCATGATTTTTTTTGTGTTCCCCCTGATAAAATTATAGACTATGTTACTACTTCCGGCACTTCCGGAGATCCGGTTTTATGTATTTCTACAGAAAAAGATTTACATCGGATTGCTTTAAACGAGTCATTATCGTATGAAGAAGCCGGATTATCCAATCAGGATATTATTCAGCTTACCACCACTCTTGATCGTAGATTTATGGCCGGAATTGCATATTTTTTAGGTGCTCAGCAGTCTGGAATAGGAGTCATTCGTGTAGGTTCAGGTGTTCCAGAACTTCAATGGGATACCATTCAAAAGATTAAACCTACCGTACTTGTTTGTGTTCCTTCATTTTTATTAAAAATGATTGAATTTGCAGAGGAAAATTCTATAGATTTTATCAATTCCAGTGTGAAGAAAGCAATCTGCATCGGCGAGCCTATCCGAAATCCTGATTTAACCCTGAATGTGTTAGCAAAAAAAATAACTTCTCAATGGAATATCCGTTTGTATTCTACCTATGCATCTACAGAAATGGCAACTGCTTTTACAGAATGTGAATACGGAAAAGGCGGACATCATCATCCGGAATTGGTTATAACAGAATTTCTTGATGAAAACAATCAACCTGTACCCGAAGGCGAACCTGGAGAGTTGACCATCACCCATTTACAAACGGAAGGTATGCCCTTAGTACGTTTTAAAACCGGCGACATCATTCAACCGTTTTATGAAAAGTGTGAATGTGGAAGAGTTTCTTTGCGGGTAGGACCGGTCATTGGCAGAAAAAATCAAATGATTAAATATAAAGGAACAACTCTTTATCCCCCTTCGATGTTTAATTTGCTTAACGATTTTGAAGATATTTGTAATTACGTGGTTGAAATTTCTTCTAACGATATAAATGAAGATGAAATTTTAATAAAAATTGGCGTTAAAAATGCTTCAGAAAATTTATTATCTAAAGTTAAAGATCATTTCAGAGCAAAATTAAGGGTTAGCCCCAGAATTGAATTCATGTCTACTGAAGAAATTGAATTATTAAAAAATCCACCAAATTCCAGAAAAACCAGATTATTAATTGATAAACGAAATTCAGTGATTTAA